In one window of Gossypium arboreum isolate Shixiya-1 chromosome 4, ASM2569848v2, whole genome shotgun sequence DNA:
- the LOC108459519 gene encoding phosphoserine phosphatase, chloroplastic-like, with product MATKKSVGDLKEADLKGKKVFVRVNLNVPLDDNFNIIDDTRIRAAVPTTKYLMGHGSKVILSSHLPVASILGILQENIFANQLLFGSSGEFLGFDANDPTLRSEGKATVVQQIRKVKGYKALVMIGDGATDLEPSSFFFLLISRISPGIEELVKKLKARNTDVYLISGGFRQMINI from the exons ATGGCTACAAAGAAGAGCGTTGGGGACTTGAAAGAAGCTGATTTGAAGGGAAAGAAAGTGTTTGTTAGAGTCAATCTAAATGTTCCATTGGATGACAACTTCAACATAATTGATGACACAAGGATCCGTGCTGCTGTTCCCACCACCAAGTATTTGATGGGTCATGGCTCTAAAGTCATCCTCTCTAGTCATTTG CCTGTTGCATCAATCCTTGGAATTCTGCAAGAAAACATTTTTGCCAATCAGCTGCTCTTTGGAAGTTCTGGGGAGTTTTTGGGATTCGATGCTAATGATCCCACTTTGAGGAGTGAAGGAAAAGCTACAGTTGTTCAACAAATAAGAAAG GTTAAGGGATACAAGGCACTAGTCATGATTGGTGATGGTGCTACTGATCTTGAG CCTAGTTCATTTTTCTTCTTACTGATCTCTAGGATTTCGCCCGGCATTGAAGAATTAGTCAAGAAGCTAAAGGCAAGGAATACCGATGTTTATCTAATTTCCGGGGGCTTCCGCCAAATGATCAAT ATCTGA